A genome region from Osmerus mordax isolate fOsmMor3 chromosome 27, fOsmMor3.pri, whole genome shotgun sequence includes the following:
- the si:ch73-389b16.1 gene encoding coiled-coil domain-containing protein 18, translating to MRELEAKNSQLRRRLSSVEEENSSLVTENKQLITELEAAHLELASSKTKVLVLGSTVGSRSSCVSQMKDEIESLEAEVEAQVQALRDTEKKLEETRADLEMRCRLVDKLKEELTVVRVELEDRTDLEKRAEQQRNDAIIDAERQSSALQGFKEDVADKLKKVLESESKLKEALVRCDKDRESWEKKCSHLEQKKDNMSLLMGQLKEDLDKMKAASEEMDTLRLQLKEASSKSGLLERRLSEMEVAKKDLEELRTENRGLQKLNRSQENMLEQSQRGVQQTKAELASLEAIVCSLHLREVKAEEEHWEQYQRLLPVLRVMEQEKSRQAAVATGLQENLSQAQEETRVLQSDVTQQDQQLRKLHAELQDRTSDIAQLEMELKRKSSLLEATEKQLEAKEIAVLHAVERNTDLEHNLLEKSTSTQEFKNTLEQKTRDLQEALEESQRISTDKCLEQEDKITKLQFSLDQKQAQLAKLENDYSSAQREKEEYLQKADRLQTSLSKLTQVRFLESALSTCQEELNGCMEQIQGAKNRYDRELETKTKELEALQVEVRNSSNQFQNSNEQVHQLQHQIQRQQSTQQQSASKISELEDSQSQLLEQVSHLQRTLEKEKAKACRELRDMEDRALEASQLAERREKEALQLSTDVKQLTGDMNRFRGELTEKEQELLKIRRDSDTKACELAKMEKMLQETKGLLDKKSESMEDLEERVRCSRRDRRNSLHHTQMLESQMKTVRGELVDTLDHLQELRNVLRRSQQKAEERKAAMDKLAAGLRESQKELELTRRELEGKQQEVHNTTSRETNDELQQKSLQLEHLAVTVENYKQDLEQKLILQQGALETSQREAQEKATQIEFLTERLELIKTQLQSKEDVQQEVLVQSQQLRLCREKLHLTGQSLQEMRSRCESLATQLEESTQFGQETEFQARDLKETLAKVMEQAAQTEIRTQATVSVLRQELDTVKRLHLNELSALQESQAEVLKASECVSNTLRCSQDQLAYDLQQTRACLEDSQGNTSALLAELQARERLLQSTNETLLIKESEVTRLKAKISSRERASELRSMAARSGLAAAGHASAGSTPLPLQGKNDDNAWLSIQVTDKQGDHADQHTTPLFCNVTDCSRVCISAECAHE from the exons ATGAGGGAACTAGAGGCCAAAAACTCACAGCTCAGGAGAAGATTAAGCTCAGTGGAGGAAGAGAATTCCTCTCTGGTCACGGAGAACAAACAACTGATTACTGAGCTGGAAGCAGCACATCTCGAACTTGCCAGCTCCAAAACCAAA GTACTGGTTCTAGGTTCCACTGTGGGGTCAAGGTCATCATGTGTGTCCCAGATGAAAGACGAAATAGAGAGTCTTGAGGCTGAGGTTGAGGCCCAAGTCCAAGCACTCAG GGATACGGAGAAGAAGCTAGAAGAGACTCGAGCAGATCTGGAGATGAGGTGCAGACTTGTTGACAAACTGAAAGAAGAGTTAACAGTGGTAAGAGTTGAATTGGAAGACAGAACAGACCTGGAGAAAAG AGCTGAACAGCAAAGAAATGATGCTATCATTGATGCTGAAAGGCAGTCATCTGCACTCCAGGGGTTCAAGGAAGATGTGGCAGATAAACTGAAAAAG GTGTTGGAAAGTGAAAGCAAATTGAAGGAGGCTCTTGTTCGATGTGATAAAGATCGTGAGTCATGGGAGAAGAAGTGCTCTCATCTTGAACAAAAGAAGGACAACATGAGTCTGCTGATGGG CCAGTTGAAGGAGGACTTGGATAAAATGAAGGCTGCGAGTGAGGAGATGGACACCCTGCGCTTGCAACTGAAAGAGGCGTCCAGCAAGAGCGGCTTGCTGGAGAGGAGGCTGAGTGAGATGGAGGTGGCTAAGAAAGATCTGGAAGAGTTGAGGACGGAGAACAGGGGCCTGCAGAAGCTAAACCGCAGCCAGGAGAACATGCTGGAGCAGAGTCAGAGAGGGGTCCAACAGACCAAAGCTGAACTGGCTAGCCTAGAGGCAATCGTATGCTCGCTGCATCTCAGAGAGGTGAA ggcggaggaggagcaTT GGGAGCAGTACCAACGTCTCCTGCCTGTGCTCCGTGTCATGGAGCAGGAGAAAAGCAGACAGGCAGCCGTGGCTACCGGACTTCAGGAGAATCTGAGTCAGGCTCAAGAAGAGACGCGCGTCCTGCAAAGCGACGTGACCCAGCAAGACCAGCAGCTCCGGAAACTCCACGCCGAGCTCCAGGACAGGACGTCGGACATCGCACAGCTGGAGATGGAA TTAAAGAGGAAGAGCTCTCTCCTGGAGGCTACCGAGAAGCAACTAGAGGCGAAGGAAATCGCGGTCTTGCATGCCGTGGAGAGGAATACGGATCTCGAGCACAACCTGCTG GAAAAGAGCACCAGCACGCAAGAGTTTAAAAACACTCTGGAACAAAAGACGAGGGACTTGCAGGAGGCACTAGAAGAATCCCAGAGGATAAGCACAGACAAATGTTTGGAGCAGGAGGATAAAATAACAAAA TTGCAGTTTTCCCTGGACCAGAAACAGGCTCAGCTAGCGAAGCTGGAGAACGACTACTCCTCAGCACAACGGGAGAAAGAAGAGTACCTTCAGAAAGCTGACAGACTTCAGACTTCTCTCAGCAAGCTCACACAA GTGAGGTTTTTGGAGTCAGCTCTGTCGACATGCCAAGAGGAGTTAAACGGCTGCATGGAGCAGATTCAGGGAGCCAAGAACCGGTATGACAGAGAGCTGGAAACGAAAACCAAAGAG TTGGAGGCgctgcaggtggaggtgaggaacaGTTCCAATCAGTTCCAGAACTCCAATGAGCAGGTCCATCAGCTTCAACACCAAATCCAGAGGCAGCAATCCACGCAGCAGCAAAGTGCCTCTAAAATCTCTGAACTTGaggacagccaatcacagttaCTAGAACAG GTCTCCCACCTGCAGAGGAcgctggagaaagagaaggccAAAGCCTGCAGGGAGCTGAGGGACATGGAGGACCGAGCCCTGGAGGCCAGTCAGCTGGCAGAGAGGCGTGAGAAAGAGGCCCTCCAACTCTCCACCGATGTCAA GCAGTTGACAGGAGACATGAACAGGTTTCGCGGCGAGCTGACCGAGAAGGAGCAGGAGCTCTTGAAGATCCGCCGGGACAGCGACACCAAGGCTTGCGAGCTGGCCAAGATGGAGAAGATGCTGCAGGAGACCAAGGGCCTGCTGGACAAGAAGAGTGAGAGCA tggaggacctggaggagagggtgcgCTGCAGCCGGCGCGACCGGAGGAACTCCCTCCACCACACGCAGATGCTGGAGAGCCAGATGAAGACGGTGCGGGGCGAGCTGGTGGACACCCTGGACCACCTCCAGGAGCTCCGCAACGTGCTGCGCCGCTCCCAGCAGAAGGCCGAGGAGCGCAAAGCCGCCATGGATAAACTGGCCGCAGGGCTCAG GGAGAGTCAGAAAGAGCTGGAACTGACTCGTAGGGAGCTGGAGGGAAAGCAACAGGAGGTTCATAACACGACCAGTAGAGAGACAAACGACGAGCTGCAGCAAAAATCACTACAG CTGGAACACCTAGCGGTCACGGTCGAGAACTATAAACAGGACCTCGAGCAGAAGCTAATTCTCCAACAGGGGGCGCTGGAGACCTCCCAAAGAGAGGCCCAGGAGAAGGCAACGCAG ATAGAGTTTCTGACTGAGAGGCTGGAGTTGATTAAGACCCAACTGCAATCGAAAGAGGATGTGCAACAG GAAGTCCTAGTTCAGAGCCAGCAGCTACGTTTGTGTAGGGAGAAGCTGCACCTGACCGGGCAGAGCCTGCAGGAGATGAGGAGTCGCTGTGAGAGCCTGGCGACACAGCTGGAGGAAAGCACCCAGTTTGGTCAGGAAACG GAGTTCCAGGCCAGGGATCTGAAGGAGACGCTGGCCAAGGTCATGGAGCAGGCCGCCCAGACAGAGATCAGGACACAGGCCACTGTGTCGGTCCTCAGGCAAGAACTGGACACAGTCAAAAGACTGCATCTGAATGAG ttgtcCGCGCTCCAGGAGAGCCAGGCGGAGGTGCTCAAGGCTTCGGAGTGTGTCTCCAACACCCTCCGCTGCTCCCAGGACCAGCTGGCCTACGACCTGCAGCAGACGAGGGCGTGtctggaggactcccagggcAACACCTCCGCCCTGCTGGCTGAACTGCAGGCTCGCGAGCGGCTGCTCCAAAGCACCAACGAGACCTTGCTCATCAAG GAGTCGGAAGTCACTCGTCTGAAGGCCAAGATCTCCAGCCGGGAGAGAGCCTCTGAGCTCCGCAGCATGGCAGCGCGCTCAGGCCTGGCCGCCGCAGGCCACGCCAGCGCTGGGAGCACCCCGTTACCCCTGCAGGGGAAGAACGACGACAACGCCTGGCTCTCCATCCAAGTGACGGACAAGCAAGGGGACCACGCCGACCAGCACACCACACCACTGTTCTGTAACGTGACGGACTGTTCCAGAGTGTGCATAAGTGCTGAATGTGCTCACGAATGA
- the scinla gene encoding scinderin like a: protein MVSHKEFQTAGKEPGLQVWRVEKMDLKPVPKQLHGNFFTGDAYIVLYTTPAPSYNIHMWLGSDSSQDEMGAAAIFTTQLDDFLGGAPVQFREIQDNESLTFLGYFKSGVKYQKGGVASGFQHVVTNDMNVKRLLQVKGRRAIRATEVAMSWASFNQGDCFIIDLGKDIYQWCGSECNRFERLKAAQVAIDIRDNERNGRAKLQMIEEGDEPQAVTDALGPKPNIPAGSSDDETDRGSKQGSLYMISDAAGSLKSSLVAQVSPFKQGMLSPSECYILDNGMDSKIFVWKGPSASEAERKAAMKAADQFIKEKNYPRLTQIQVMPAGAETTLFKQFFSNWRDKDQTTGPGRAYTVGRIANVKQVPFDVSSLHGNKAMAAQHNMVDDGSGSIQVWRIEGGDKVPVDPSNYGQFFGGDCYLVLYTYRQGSKEKHIIYTWQGLKCTQDELAASAFLTVQLDDSMGGMPVQVRVTQGQEPAHLMSLFKGKPMIIHLGGTSRKGGQSRVAATRLFHIRQSSTRATRAVEVEPTAASLNTNDVFALKSPQSTFLWRGMGASEEEMTAAKYVANFLGGSVTEVLEGKEPAGLWSALGGKKEYQTSKSLQKTVKPPRLFGCSNKIGRLVAEEVPGDIAQSDLATDDVMLLDTWDQVFIWIGREANEVERTGSAKIASDYVGSDPSGRRNIPIATIKQGAEPPTFTGWFQAWDANMWDTDPLERIRARF from the exons ATGGTGTCCCACAAAGAGTTCCAGACTGCAGGCAAGGAGCCGGGTCTGCAGGTGTGGCGGGTGGAGAAGATGGACCTGAAGCCTGTTCCTAAACAGCTCCATGGAAACTTCTTCACCGGGGATGCCTATATTGTGCTGTACAccactcctgccccctcctacaACATCCACATGTGGCTAG GCAGCGACAGCTCCCAGGATGAGATGGGAGCTGCCGCCATCTTTACCACCCAGCTGGATGACTTTCTGGGCGGTGCGCCGGTTCAGTTTCGCGAAATCCAGGACAACGAGTCTCTCACCTTCCTGGGTTACTTCAAGTCTGGCGTCAAGTACCAG AAAGGAGGAGTAGCCTCTGGCTTCCAGCACGTGGTGACCAACGACATGAACGTCAAGCGCTTGCTGCAAGTCAAGGGCCGCCGAGCAATCAGAGCCACGGAGGTTGCCATGTCCTGGGCCAGCTTCAACCAGGGAGACTGCTTCATCATCGACCTGGGCAAG GACATCTACCAATGGTGTGGCAGTGAGTGCAACCGCTTTGAGCGCTTGAAGGCAGCTCAGGTGGCCATCGATATCCGTGACAACGAGAGGAACGGCCGTGCCAAGCTGCAGATGATTGAGGAAGGAGACGAGCCACAGGCCGTCACAGAT GCTCTCGGACCCAAGCCCAACATCCCTGCCGGAAGTTCCGACGACGAAACTGACCGAGGCAGCAAACAAGGATCCCTCTACATG ATCTCGGATGCTGCCGGCTCTTTGAAGTCATCACTGGTGGCCCAGGTCAGTCCCTTCAAACAGGGAATGCTGTCGCCTAGCGAATGCTATATCCTGGATAACGGAATGGACAGCAAGATCTTTGTATGGAAAG GACCAAGTGCCAGTGAAGCGGAACGCAAAGCTGCCATGAAGGCTGCCGACCAGTTCATCAAAGAGAAGAACTACCCAAGGCTGACCCAG ATCCAGGTCATGCCAGCAGGGGCCGAGACGACCCTATTCAAGCAGTTCTTCTCCAACTGGAGGGACAAGGACCAGACCACCGGCCCCGGGCGGGCCTACACCGTCGGCCGTATCGCCAACGTGAAGCAGGTCCCGTTCGACGTGTCCAGCCTGCACGGCAACAAGGCCATGGCAGCCCAGCACAACATGGTGGACGACGGCTCCGGAAGCATTCAG GTCTGGCGTATCGAGGGGGGCGATAAGGTCCCAGTGGATCCCTCCAACTACGGCCAGTTCTTCGGAGGGGACTGTTACCTGGTGCTGTACACCTACCGCCAGGGAAGCAAGGAGAAGCACATCATTTATACCTG GCAAGGCCTGAAATGTACCCAGGACGAGCTGGCTGCCTCTGCCTTCCTCACTGTCCAACTGGATGACTCCATGGGAGGCATGCCTGTCCAG GTCCGTGTGACCCAGGGCCAGGAGCCGGCCCATCTCATGAGTCTGTTCAAGGGGAAGCCCATGATCATCCACTTGGGCGGAACATCCCGGAAGGGCGGGCAAAGCCGCGTGGCCGCGACGCGCCTCTTCCACATCCGTCAGAGCTCCACCAGAGCCACGAGGGCAGTGGAG GTGGAGCCTACCGCAGCCTCCCTGAACACCAATGACGTGTTTGCCCTGAAGTCCCCTCAGTCTACCTTCCTCTGGAGAGGTATGGGGGCCAGCGAAGAGGAGATGACCGCCGCCAAATACGTCGCCAACTTCCTAGGAGGGAGCGTCACTGAGGTGTTGGAGGGCAAAGAACCTG CGGGGCTTTGGTCTGCCTTGGGTGGGAAGAAGGAATATCAGACTTCCAAGAGTCTCCAGAAGACGGTGAAGCCCCCTCGCCTGTTTGGCTGCTCCAACAAGATCGGCAGGCTCGTA gcTGAGGAGGTGCCTGGGGATATCGCTCAGTCGGACTTGGCAACCGACGACGTCATGCTCCTGGACACCTGGGATCAG GTCTTCATCTGGATCGGCAGAGAGGCCAATGAGGTGGAGAGGACTGGATCAGCAAAAATTG ccAGCGACTACGTGGGCTCCGACCCCTCTGGGCGGCGCAATATTCCCATCGCCACCATCAAGCAGGGCGCTGAGCCTCCCACCTTCACCGGTTGGTTCCAGGCTTGGGATGCCAACATGTGGGACACAGACCCTCTGGAGCGCATCCGGGCCCGCTTCTAA
- the zgc:109982 gene encoding retinol dehydrogenase 8: MRNLSRGAALVEAAGRTLGRTLEIKQLDVCDENSIAACVASLPLRRVDILISNAGMGLIGPIECQTIDEMKAVMDTNFFGLVRLLKEILPDMKKRKSGHIVVISSVMGIQGNRNTKKYKNKNICAVNNELKLSLFTGILFNDIYAASKFAVEGFCESLAVQALRFNLSLTLIEPGPVVTEFERKVFDEGMKTDLTKADKVTADMFTNIYLKNYKQIFESLGQTPEDIAEHTHKIITMEEPPFRHQTNTLYTPMTTLKYADPNGDLPIDTFYKMVFEHDKVFNASLNFLKLLRWRSRKSFTLDKDKENTHVHPMKK; encoded by the exons ATGAGGAACCTGAGCAGGGGGGCGGCCCTGGTGGAGGCCGCTGGGAGGACCTTGGGCCGGACGCTGGAGATCAAGCAGCTGGACGTGTGCGACGAGAACTCCATCGCCGCTTGTGTGGCGAGTCTGCCTCTCCGCAGAGTGGACATACTGA TCAGCAATGCAGGGATGGGTTTAATAGGTCCCATCGAGTGCCAGACGATCGATGAGATGAAGGCCGTCATGGACACAAATTTCTTTGGTTTGGTGCGGCTGCTTAAAGAAATCCTGCCAGacatgaagaagaggaagagcggCCACATTGTAGTGATTAGCAGTGTCATGGGCATCCAAggtaacagaaatacaaaaaaatacaaaaataaaaacatttgtgcTGTAAACAACGAGCTCAAATTGTCCCTCTTCACAGGTATATTGTTCAATGACATCTATGCAGCATCCAAGTTTGCTGTGGAAGGATTTTGTGAGAGCTTGGCAGTACAAGCATTGAGGTTTAATCTAAG TTTGACCTTGATTGAACCTGGCCCTGTGGTAACAGAGTTTGAGCGTAAAGTCTTTGACGAGGGCATGAAGACTGACCTCACCAAAGCTGACAAAGTGACTGCAGATATGTTCACCAACATCTATCTCAAGAACTACAAGCAGATCTTTGAAAGCCTTGGGCAGACTCCAGAGGATATTGCAGAG cacacacacaaaatcatcaCAATGGAGGAGCCGCCATTTCGCCACCAGACCAACACTCTCTACACCCCCATGACCACTCTCAAGTACGCAGACCCCAACGGAGACCTTCCCATTGACACCTTCTACAAGATGGTGTTTGAGCATGACAAGGTCTTCAACGCCAGCCTGAACTTCCTCAAACTGCTCCGCTGGAGAAGTCGTAAGAGCTTCACATTGGACAAGGACAAGGAGAATACTCATGTTCATCCAATGAAAAAGTGA
- the dr1 gene encoding protein Dr1, whose translation MASSSGNDDDLTIPRAAINKMIKETLPNVRVANDARELVVNCCTEFIHLISSEANEICNKSEKKTISPEHVINALESLGFASYITEVKDVLQECKTVALKRRKASTRLENLGIPEEELLRQQQELFAKARQQQAELAQQEWLQMQQAAQQAQLAAASASASQQAGSSQDEDEEDDM comes from the exons ATGGCATCTTCATCGGGAAATGACGACGATCTCACCATTCCTCGAGCAGCTATCAACAAGATGATAAAAGAAACCCTTCCCAACGTGCGGGTTGCCAACGATGCGAGGGAGCTGGTGGTAAACTGCTGCACGGAGTTCATACATCTGATTTCATCAGAGGCCAATGAAATATGCAACAAGTCTGAAAAGAAGACAATATCCCCAGAGCATGTAATCAATG CACTTGAAAGCCTTGGTTTCGCGTCGTACATCACAGAGGTGAAAGATGTCCTACAGGAGTGTAAAACAGTAGCACTTAAGAGGAGGAAGGCAAGCACCAGACTCGAGAACCTGGGCATTCCCGAGGAAGAGCTCCTTAGACAACAACAGGAACTGTTCGCCAAG GCCCGACAGCAGCAGGCGGAGCTTGCACAGCAAGAGTGGCTGCAGATGCAGCAGGCTGCCCAGCAAGCACAGCTGGCTGCAGCGTCTGCCAGCGCCTCCCAGCAGGCAGGTTCCTCCCAAGACGAAGACGAAGAGGATGACATGTGA